The Candidatus Krumholzibacteriota bacterium genomic interval TCGAGCCGATCTACGAGGTGACCGTCACCGCCCCGCCCGAATACATGGGCGACGTGATGGGCGATCTCTCCATGCGGCGGGGCAAGATCCACGGCACGGAGCAGGAGGGCGGTCTCCAGAAGATCAAGGCGCACGTTCCCCTGGCGGAACTGCACCGCTATTCGACGATCCTGCGGTCGATGACGCAGGGGCGCGCGACGCACCATCGCGAATTCTCCCATTACGAGGTCCTGCCGCACGAGAACGCGCAGAAACTGATTGCCGAGGCCGAAGCGGCCCGGGAAGACAGCTGACGGGTCCCACAGGGAGGAAGCCGTGTCCGGACATTCCAAGTGGAGCACGATCAAGCGGAAGAAGGAGAAGGTCGACCAGCAGCGCGGAAAGATCTTCACCAAGCTCATCAAGGAGATCACCGTCATCGCCCGCGAGGGCGGCGGCGATCTCGAGGGGAATCCGCGGTTGCGCACCGCCGTGCAGAACGCGCGCGACGCGAACATGCCCGCGTCGAACATCGAGAAGGCGATCAAGCGGGGCACTGGCGAGCTTCCCGGCGTCACCTACGAAGAATGCACGTTCGAGGGCTATGCCCCCGGGGGCGTCGCCGTCCTCGTGGAGTCGCTCACCGACAACCGCAACCGGACGAGCGCCGAGGTGCGCCATCTCTTCTCCAAGCACGGCGGCCATCTCGGCGAGCCGAACTCCGTCTCGTACCTCTTCGAGAGCAAGGGAGTGCTCGTCATCGACGCGGGGAACGTCGACGAGGACACGATCATAGAGATCGCCCTCGAGAACGGCGCCGACGACGTGCGGAGCGATGACGGCGCCTTCGAGGTCGTCTGCGCCCCCGAGAGCTTCTCGGCGGTGCGCGAGGGCTTCGCCAGGGCGAAGATCGCCCCGCAACTCGCCGAGGTCTCCCTCTATCCGAAGACGACGATCGAACTCGACCGCGATCATGCGCTGCGCGTCCTGAAGCTCGTCGGCGCACTCGAGGACAACGACGACGTCCAGCGCGTGAGCGCGAACTTCGATATCCCCGGCGAGCTGCTCGCCG includes:
- a CDS encoding YebC/PmpR family DNA-binding transcriptional regulator; protein product: MSGHSKWSTIKRKKEKVDQQRGKIFTKLIKEITVIAREGGGDLEGNPRLRTAVQNARDANMPASNIEKAIKRGTGELPGVTYEECTFEGYAPGGVAVLVESLTDNRNRTSAEVRHLFSKHGGHLGEPNSVSYLFESKGVLVIDAGNVDEDTIIEIALENGADDVRSDDGAFEVVCAPESFSAVREGFARAKIAPQLAEVSLYPKTTIELDRDHALRVLKLVGALEDNDDVQRVSANFDIPGELLAEIEEEI